DNA from Chloroflexota bacterium:
GGCGCGGATTGAGACCTATGGCAAGCCCCGCTGGTACGGCCCAGAGCGTTCCTATGGCAGTTGACGCAATGACTCTTGCCAGCGTGACACCCCCGGCACCCAGGATCCGGCCCCACTGGCCCAAGGAAAGATGATGGACGATCTGAACGAGCGCCCAAGTGCCTCCCATCAGCCCCAGCACTATGAAGACCAGCGCAGCCAACGACGCCACGCGTCCTGGCAGCGCGCTGGGCTTGGGAGGAAGCCTTGCTGCTATGGGTTTGGGGATCCGCTGGAATCGGCGGATCATGCGTCGCACGGCTCGGGAGAACAGGGCCACCAGATTGGATCGGCGAAGCAGCTCCCAAAACCAGGAGGTCACCCTCTCGTCACGTGCGCCTTCTTCAACTCGAAACCTTTGCGCCCAGACAACCACTGGTCTCCACAACAACTGGTCCAGCGCCACAATCATCACGATCATGGCTACGATGGCGCTTATCATCGCCGAAACGTTCCCCTCGTGTATAGCCACACTCATGTATGACCCGATCCCGGGGAGCCGAAAGTCCTTGTCCCCAAGGACGAATGACTCGCTGATCATGAGGAAGAACCACCCCCCAGCCATGCTCATCATTCCATTCCAGACAAGCCCAATCATTGAAGAAGGAAGTTCCACCTGCCGGAAGCGCTGCCACCAACTGAATCGGTACACCTCTGAGGCTTCACGCAGGTCCTGTGGAACAGTGCGAAGAGAATGGTAGAAACTGAAAGTCATATTCCAAACTTGGCCCGTGAATATCATGATGATCGATGCCAACTCGAGCCCCACATTGCTTGATGGGAACAAAGCCACAAGAGCCAACACCAGACCGGGCATGAAACCAAGCACTGGAATGCTCTGCATGATGTCCAGCAATGGAACAAGAACGCGTCCTGCAGCCTGATCCTTCGCAGCCCAGTAGCCATAGATGAGCGTGAAAGTCACAGAAAGCCCGAATGCAGCAAGGCCTCTGGACAGTGAGTAGAGCGCATATTTGGGCAATGCCCAGGGAGACAAGTCTATCTGAACCGCGGGACGGAAGTGGCCTGTCACTTCATGAGCAAAGCTAAGCACACCGAAGAACAGGCCTGCGAAGCCGACTAACACCACAACGTTGGCCCATCTCACCGCACGGGTGCGGACCAAAAGATA
Protein-coding regions in this window:
- a CDS encoding ABC transporter permease subunit, with protein sequence MKGNSNRTWTQISSYLLVRTRAVRWANVVVLVGFAGLFFGVLSFAHEVTGHFRPAVQIDLSPWALPKYALYSLSRGLAAFGLSVTFTLIYGYWAAKDQAAGRVLVPLLDIMQSIPVLGFMPGLVLALVALFPSSNVGLELASIIMIFTGQVWNMTFSFYHSLRTVPQDLREASEVYRFSWWQRFRQVELPSSMIGLVWNGMMSMAGGWFFLMISESFVLGDKDFRLPGIGSYMSVAIHEGNVSAMISAIVAMIVMIVALDQLLWRPVVVWAQRFRVEEGARDERVTSWFWELLRRSNLVALFSRAVRRMIRRFQRIPKPIAARLPPKPSALPGRVASLAALVFIVLGLMGGTWALVQIVHHLSLGQWGRILGAGGVTLARVIASTAIGTLWAVPAGLAIGLNPRLSRMLQPVVQITASFPAPMLFPLVVGGLSLAGIPLGWGSIMLMLMGTQWYILFNVIAGATAIPSDLKEAAQTYHLSRWRRFRTLYLPVILPYLVTGWVTAAGGAWNASIVSEYVMYKGDGLTTWVLGSTISQAAEKADLPLLAASVVVMALIVVLVNRTLCQRLYRLTEERFSLSK